Genomic DNA from Cucurbita pepo subsp. pepo cultivar mu-cu-16 chromosome LG13, ASM280686v2, whole genome shotgun sequence:
tttttttatatttcttattaaataacatattaattaataaacttttaaaaacttaaggtttgaattttttaaaaaatattaagaatattaatgaaaatctgatagtttaaaaatatttttaaatactttaaaaaatgaaagtatatttttaaaaataaaatattaactattttcgTGAAagtaattaaacaatttagccaacaaaaggagaaaattattattaaatagaaTTAATAGGATGAAACCTCACACCCATCCTTTTCATTTGTCTTACTCTTCACACCAGCCCCGTTTCTCGCCGGCCGTCTCTCTCCCGTTCAGTGCCACCGGCGCCCGCGCCGTCTCTCCCCGCTCGTGCCGCCGCCGTATTCTACTTGCAGTTATTACCAGCCTTCCATACTGTTAACGGTATTCTTACAAACTCCGTCTATGTATTTATTCTCAACAACTCAAATTAAGAATTGTGTAATGCAAGAAACGAGGACTTGTTTTAATTTCAGAACAACATCAGCATGTTCATAGTTGTagatttttactttatttgttCGGCAGGGAACGAAGCTGATAGTTGTAGACTATAGTTGAGTTTGATGAGTTTTAGATTAAAATGGTGGTAGCGATTAAGTCAAGGAGCTTTttgtgaaaattgaaattcgtTCCCTTAAATCAACAATCATCCATGGTGGTTTGAATTTACTGAAGTAAGAGCAGTCTATGGTATGTTATGATAGATGAGCTGAATACAGAGGAGAGGATGAAGGGGATGTTCTTCCCATATTCTCTCCTCAACGGCTAACGAAGCTAAATAATCAAAGATTATCAACACAATTAACCTAATTAAGTAGAATGTTTAACACATGTAGGTggtttaaaaagttttagCCAATCCGAGATTGGATTAGATACCAattccatatcggttggagaggggaatgaaacattttttataagggtttggaaacctctccttaacagacgcgttttaaaaatcttgaggggaagcccgaaaggaaaaacccaaaaaggataatatctgctggcggtgggcttgtgccgttacaaatggtatcatagcctagttactaggcgatgtgccagtgaggaggttgagccccgaaggggggtggacatgaggcggtgtgccaacaaggacgctgcgCCCCGAAGGGAGATGGATTGGaaggtcccacattgattgaagaagagaatgagtgtcagcaaggacgctgggccttgaaggaggttgattgtgagatcgcacatcggttagggaggagaacggaacattctttataagggtgtggaaacctctccctagcaaacgcgttttaaactattgtgggaagtccgaaagggaaagcctaaaggggacaatatttgctagcggtgggcttgagccgttacaaattaTCATTCCGAAAGTTGGGTTGATCTCCTTTCTCACAATCGTTAAactcaaaaaaagaaaaagatttgtCTAGATAGACATGAATATCAAAGAGAGACAGGTTCTACAGTAATACCCCATACCTCTCTCTTCTCATTCAAACTCTTTGTTTAGTTCCTTTCCCTTTTCATTATCTTACTTTTTTGCTCTCTCTCTATCACGAGTTTGATTGCTCGTCTccacaaaaaatttcattgttTCACTCTTTTGGAACTATATATGCTGTGATGATGGTTAGAACAAGGTTATGTTTGGTCTTTCTGGAtggttttaatttgaaatttgctTGTGATTTTCAGCTGTGCTGCAAAGTGTCTGTTAAAAAACTTtggaaaataagaaagaaagaaatcacaTTGTCAACCGTAAAAAGTTACAAGGATTGCCCTTTTCTATACTCTTACTGCTACTTAAATGaatgtaacaacctaagccacatctagccgatattgtcatttttggacttttcctttctaacttccctcaaggtttttaaaacgcgtatgctagtgagagatttctacacccttataaagaatgtttcattcctctctccaaccgatgtgagatctcacaatgaaTTACTTCTCTTGGGTTTTCGTTCGTTTCTTGTATAGTTCTTCAGCCTATCCAATTTCATGGAAGCTGGAGATTTTCTTTGGATTAtggaaatataaatattgcCTATTAGCGTTAAGTTTCATGATTCTAGCAGTCAAATGACTTGTATTAGTGCAGACCAACCGGAGACAactatttttagatttttttgttgCATGTATGAATAataatgccttttcttttttttgttacatGTAAATGCCTTGTGCAGGCAGTGAAGCATTGGGTGAGATGGAGAACAACAATGTTTTGGCATCTGTGTACGCCACGGTTTTTAAGGAATCGGAGAATCTCGAAGggaaaagaatcaaaatcgAGGGATATGACTTCAATCAAGGAGTAAATTACTCGAAGCTTATAAGGTCCATGGTCTCCACTGGTTTCCAAGCCTCGAATTTGGGAGATGCAATAGAAGTCGTCAATCAAATGGTAAGCTTTCATTGAAAACCGACATCCCTTTATTTTGCTTCATCGGAAATTTCTAACATACACATCTAGtcccattttatttttagcaTTGATGATTTACTTTTGAGAAATGATACTGTGTTGGATTGAAGTTAGATTGGAGGCTTGCTGATGAGAGTATAACAGAAGATTGTTCCGAGGAGGAGAAGGATCCAATCTTTCGGGAGTCGACGAGGTGCAaagtttttcttggtttcaCCTCTAATCTTATTTCTTCTGGTGTTCGAGACACGATTCGTTATCTTGTTGAACATCATATGGTGAGTTAAACTACCGCTGTAGTGGATGCTAACAACTTGTTTGGGAATTAATTTCAGTATagttttacatattttttagaacaaaaattcAGGGAAATGTGTTTggataatcattttttaatggttAATTTCAGCATGTTTTCATTGGATTGctcatttttttagtataaaaaattatattggttcacagttacattaataactaaaatatgtaacagtccaagtccatcgctagcagatattgtcctctttaggctttctctttcgggcttcccctcaaggtttttaaaatgtatctgctaggaagaggtttccatacccttataaacaatgtttcgttctcctccccaaccaatgtgggatcttacaatccaccccccttcggggcctagcgtcctcgctggcattcgttcccttctccaatcaatgtgggaccctccaatccactcCATTtgagacccaacgtccttgctggcacaccacctcgtgtccaccccccttcagggctcagcctccttactggcacatcgcctgatgtctggctctaataccatttgtaacagctcaaagcCCCcgacagatattgtcctctttaggttttccctttcgggcttcccctcaaggttttttaaacgcgtctactagggagaggtttccacactcttataaagaatgcttcgttcctcccaaaccgacgtgggatctcataaaaTCACATCAAACTTGAGATAAAATTGTAGATAAAACTGTGCTTCATGTGTTCTCATGTGTAATATACACCTTTTTTTGCTCTCCTTTTAGCTTAACACTTATAAAGGTCTTTGAGTACGTTGCACTTCGACTTGGATATGGACTCTAACATGGGGCTACTTCAATGTCACTGCAGGTTGATGTGATTGTCACTACAACTGGTGGTATTGAAGAAGATCTTATAAAATGCCTCGCTCCCACATATAAAGGCGACTTTTCTCTTTCGGGAGCAGTTCTTCGATCAAAAGGGTTGAATCGCATCGGTAATTTATTGGTTCCTAATGATAACTATTGCAAATTTGAGGACTGGATTATCCCAATTTTGGATCAGATGTTGAAGGAACAACTTGAAGAGGTACTTACTAAAAGATTAtgttcatgtttttctttgtaatgTTTATCTAGTTTTCTCATTCATTTTGTTTCATCTCCATAGAATGTAATATGGACACCGTCCAAGGTAACCCGACGTTTGGGAAGAGAAATAAACGACAAGAGTTCGTATCTTTATTGGGCTTATAAGGTAAAAGTTAATAGAATCCTTGTACCTGTTCTTATGTTCATCATTATTAGTTTCCTTTGATATTATGCAGAACAATATTCCAGTCTTCTGTCCAGGATTAACTGATGGTTCATTGGGAGACATGTTGTATTTCCACTCGTTTCGTAATCCTGGATTGATTATCGACGTCATTCAAGGCGGGGGCCTGtatctctttcctttctttcctttttatttgaatgaaaGCTCGGTTTCTTACGATGTAATATGTAACTGGACAGATATTAGTGCCATGAATGGTGAAGCTGTCCATGCCAGTCCGAGGAAGACTGGAATGATAATTCTTGGTGGAGGACTCCCTAAGCATCATATTTGCAATGCCAA
This window encodes:
- the LOC111808129 gene encoding deoxyhypusine synthase-like isoform X1 yields the protein MVDVIVTTTGGIEEDLIKCLAPTYKGDFSLSGAVLRSKGLNRIGNLLVPNDNYCKFEDWIIPILDQMLKEQLEENVIWTPSKVTRRLGREINDKSSYLYWAYKNNIPVFCPGLTDGSLGDMLYFHSFRNPGLIIDVIQDISAMNGEAVHASPRKTGMIILGGGLPKHHICNANMMRNGADYAVFINTAQEFDGSDSGARPDEAVSWGKIRGSAKTVKVHCDATIAFPLLVAETFASRREKEMLASRGANSRYEC
- the LOC111808129 gene encoding deoxyhypusine synthase-like isoform X2; protein product: MENNNVLASVYATVFKESENLEGKRIKIEGYDFNQGVNYSKLIRSMVSTGFQASNLGDAIEVVNQMLDWRLADESITEDCSEEEKDPIFRESTRCKVFLGFTSNLISSGVRDTIRYLVEHHMVDVIVTTTGGIEEDLIKCLAPTYKGDFSLSGAVLRSKGLNRIGNLLVPNDNYCKFEDWIIPILDQMLKEQLEENVIWTPSKVTRRLGREINDKSSYLYWAYKNNIPVFCPGLTDGSLGDMLYFHSFRNPGLIIDVIQDISAMNGEAVHASPRKTGMIILGGGLPKHHICNANMMRNGADYAVFINTAQEFDGSDSGARPDEAVSWGKIRGSAKTVKVHCDATIAFPLLVAETFASRREKEMLASRGANSRYEC